Proteins encoded by one window of Winogradskyella sp. PG-2:
- a CDS encoding helix-turn-helix domain-containing protein, which translates to MEVLKHFGIGNYDTWYHILLEYNWIYGALIFFFVKAYVTPRFKLNFKQDWIHFLPVIIEFTWSNYIKPQNFFWDGTRESLSWLGYWGYVAWMHKPTQYVISAALIIFYIYKSEKLLIKTTSENYKVIVKNTNWIKRVLKIMKYYSIIVIAVVLIDYIFFDYAFNRFYHYPIFLGMALITYWLGIEGFNKKDKQVIKIKSVLDPKERLQLEVIASKLKALMEEEKAYKNPDITLSSLSKSIGEKSYLTTKSLNIVFEKKFNDFINEYRIEELKTLLKDPKNSNYTLLSLAFEAGFNSKASFNRAVKKLTGKSPSALKQE; encoded by the coding sequence GTGGAGGTTTTAAAACATTTTGGTATTGGTAATTATGATACGTGGTATCACATTCTGTTAGAATACAATTGGATTTATGGCGCTCTTATTTTCTTTTTTGTTAAAGCCTATGTTACGCCAAGATTTAAATTAAATTTTAAGCAAGATTGGATTCATTTTTTACCAGTTATTATTGAATTTACTTGGAGTAATTATATAAAGCCGCAAAACTTTTTTTGGGATGGAACACGAGAAAGCTTATCGTGGTTGGGATATTGGGGCTATGTAGCTTGGATGCATAAACCAACCCAATATGTTATTAGTGCTGCTCTAATTATATTCTACATCTATAAATCCGAAAAACTACTTATAAAGACAACTTCTGAAAACTATAAAGTCATAGTTAAAAACACGAATTGGATAAAACGTGTTTTAAAAATTATGAAATATTATTCAATCATAGTTATTGCTGTTGTACTTATTGATTATATTTTCTTTGATTACGCCTTTAATAGGTTTTACCATTATCCTATTTTTTTAGGTATGGCTTTAATAACCTATTGGCTTGGAATTGAAGGTTTTAATAAAAAAGATAAACAGGTTATTAAAATAAAATCTGTTTTAGATCCAAAAGAAAGGCTACAATTAGAAGTTATTGCCTCAAAACTTAAAGCTTTAATGGAAGAAGAAAAAGCTTATAAAAATCCAGATATCACATTATCCAGTTTATCCAAATCAATTGGTGAAAAATCGTATTTAACCACCAAAAGTCTGAATATAGTTTTTGAAAAAAAATTCAATGATTTCATTAACGAATATCGTATAGAAGAATTAAAAACTCTTTTAAAAGATCCTAAAAACAGTAATTATACGTTATTAAGTTTAGCTTTTGAAGCTGGCTTTAATTCAAAAGCTTCATTTAATCGTGCTGTAAAGAAATTAACAGGAAAATCGCCAAGCGCCTTAAAACAGGAATAA
- a CDS encoding TIGR04283 family arsenosugar biosynthesis glycosyltransferase yields MSKISVVIPVLNESQTIGSLLHHIIKNSTSQNISEIIVVDGGSSDGTQNIISSFNNVSLVSSKKGRAKQMNSGANQSKGNILYFLHADAFPPKDFDQLIINEVSKGNNAGCFRMQFDSNHWWLRLASWLTQFSWRACRGGDQSQFITRVLFEDIGGYDESYIIYEDNILINELFARKQYVVINKKIRTSARLYKKHGIWKIQYHFWTIYVKRWLGATADEILAYYKKNIAS; encoded by the coding sequence ATGAGTAAAATTTCAGTTGTAATTCCTGTTTTAAATGAATCGCAAACTATTGGTAGTTTATTGCACCATATAATTAAAAATTCTACATCACAAAACATATCAGAAATTATAGTTGTTGATGGTGGTAGCAGTGATGGAACTCAAAATATAATATCATCATTTAATAATGTTTCTCTTGTTTCCTCCAAAAAAGGGAGAGCCAAACAAATGAATTCTGGCGCTAATCAGTCAAAAGGAAATATTCTCTATTTTTTACATGCAGATGCATTTCCCCCCAAAGATTTTGACCAACTTATAATTAATGAAGTTAGTAAAGGAAATAATGCTGGTTGTTTTAGAATGCAATTTGACAGCAACCATTGGTGGTTACGCTTAGCAAGTTGGTTAACTCAATTTTCTTGGCGCGCATGTAGAGGTGGTGACCAAAGTCAGTTTATAACACGTGTTCTTTTTGAAGATATTGGAGGCTATGATGAAAGCTATATCATTTACGAAGATAATATCCTTATTAACGAGCTCTTTGCCAGAAAACAGTATGTAGTTATCAATAAAAAAATTAGAACCTCAGCACGTTTATACAAAAAACATGGCATCTGGAAAATTCAATACCACTTTTGGACCATTTATGTGAAACGCTGGTTAGGAGCTACTGCAGATGAAATATTAGCTTATTACAAAAAGAATATTGCATCATAA
- a CDS encoding DUF547 domain-containing protein translates to MKSVLILVLAIFVISCFGTKKAIETQPQQIKEIAVVEEVPDAIKPPIDSASIPQKTEEITQEQSEIIEEEPIVEHDTTFESFSHIIWQELLEKHASENGNVNYSGFKKDAKQLKSYINSLTLKTPTNEWSKEDKLAYWINAYNALTIDLIIRNYPTKSIKNIKDPWDQRLWKFGGKWQNLNDIEHKILRKMNEPRIHFAIVCASESCPKLQNEAFTSSNFEEQLTNVTKEFLSDTSKNELSKDRIMLSKIFKWFKKDFEENGSLIDFLNQYSEIRISNKAKRSFKAYNWDLNE, encoded by the coding sequence ATGAAATCAGTCTTAATATTAGTATTGGCAATTTTTGTGATTTCATGTTTTGGAACAAAAAAAGCAATTGAAACTCAACCTCAACAAATAAAGGAAATAGCTGTTGTTGAAGAAGTCCCAGATGCTATTAAACCACCAATTGATAGTGCATCAATACCACAGAAAACAGAGGAAATAACCCAAGAACAATCTGAAATTATAGAAGAGGAACCTATTGTAGAACATGATACAACTTTTGAATCTTTTAGCCATATCATTTGGCAAGAACTTCTAGAAAAACATGCCAGTGAAAATGGAAACGTTAACTATTCTGGGTTTAAAAAAGATGCAAAGCAATTAAAATCATACATAAACTCTTTAACGTTAAAAACACCTACAAACGAATGGTCTAAAGAAGATAAACTAGCCTATTGGATCAATGCCTATAACGCTTTAACCATAGATTTAATTATTAGAAACTACCCAACTAAAAGTATAAAAAATATAAAAGACCCTTGGGATCAACGGTTATGGAAATTTGGAGGTAAATGGCAAAATCTCAATGATATAGAACATAAGATTTTACGAAAAATGAACGAACCTAGAATTCATTTTGCTATTGTTTGTGCATCAGAATCTTGTCCAAAACTTCAAAACGAAGCCTTTACTTCTTCTAATTTTGAAGAACAATTAACCAATGTTACTAAGGAGTTCTTATCTGACACTTCAAAAAATGAGCTTTCTAAAGACAGAATCATGTTATCTAAAATCTTCAAATGGTTTAAAAAAGACTTTGAAGAAAATGGAAGTTTAATTGATTTTCTTAATCAATATTCTGAGATTAGAATTTCTAACAAAGCAAAGAGAAGTTTCAAAGCTTATAACTGGGATTTGAATGAGTAA